From one Microlunatus sp. Gsoil 973 genomic stretch:
- a CDS encoding NAD(P)-dependent oxidoreductase has protein sequence MRIFLAGGTGVLGSRLIPGLVAAGHDVAATTRRPERRPMLGELGAAPVVVDVYDADRLRDAVTSSAPELILHELTDLSDMDTDANARLRREGTANLVAAAEAAGVQRIIVQSIAWVFPDGTGPATEDEQIIHGSAVEVMEQTARRLPHATILRYGMLYGPRTWYAPGGRMADRVVAGRLPATPEITNFVHIDDAVAATVSALDWPDGTYHIVDDEPAAGTEWLPAFAAAIGAPQPQQAPVAEGARRGRPVSNAKARAAGWRPVHPTWRDGFGSLTGN, from the coding sequence ATGCGTATCTTCCTTGCCGGCGGCACCGGCGTGCTCGGGTCACGCCTGATCCCCGGACTGGTCGCGGCGGGGCATGACGTCGCCGCGACCACCAGGCGGCCCGAACGCCGGCCGATGCTGGGCGAACTCGGCGCCGCCCCGGTCGTTGTCGACGTCTACGACGCCGATCGGCTCCGGGACGCGGTGACGTCATCGGCGCCGGAGCTGATCCTGCACGAGTTGACCGATCTCAGCGACATGGACACCGATGCCAACGCGCGGCTGCGCCGCGAGGGCACAGCAAATCTGGTCGCCGCCGCCGAGGCGGCCGGCGTGCAACGCATCATCGTGCAGAGCATCGCCTGGGTGTTCCCCGACGGCACCGGCCCGGCGACCGAGGACGAGCAGATCATCCACGGCTCGGCGGTGGAGGTGATGGAACAGACCGCTCGGCGGCTGCCGCACGCAACCATCCTGCGTTACGGCATGTTGTACGGGCCGCGCACCTGGTACGCGCCTGGCGGGCGGATGGCCGACCGGGTTGTCGCCGGCCGGCTGCCGGCAACGCCGGAGATCACCAACTTCGTGCACATCGACGACGCGGTTGCGGCCACGGTGTCGGCGCTCGACTGGCCGGACGGCACGTATCACATCGTCGACGACGAACCGGCGGCCGGCACGGAGTGGTTGCCGGCGTTCGCCGCCGCCATCGGAGCTCCGCAGCCGCAGCAGGCGCCGGTCGCCGAAGGGGCGCGGCGCGGCCGTCCGGTCTCCAACGCCAAGGCCCGCGCTGCCGGCTGGCGGCCGGTGCACCCCACATGGCGAGACGGCTTCGGGTCGCTGACCGGAAACTAA
- a CDS encoding sugar phosphate isomerase/epimerase, giving the protein MITIGSAPDSWGVWFADDPEQTDPGRFLDEVAEAGYTWIELGPVGYLPTDAAELREQLDAHGLKVSAGTVFEHLHRPDSWDDVWQQVSTVGALTQAVGGEHIVVIPDVWRDHKTGEPKEPRELTADQWTRLTDGMNQLGKRIGEEYGLKVQFHSHADSHVGYQADIERFLAATDPAYVNLCLDTGHVSYYRGDNLDLINRYPERIGYLHLKQVDPAIRDTVLAEDLSFPEAVRRGVMTEPPAGEPDLAPILATVAAWDGPLFGIVEQDMYPCPPDVPLPTARRTLTYLKSCIDE; this is encoded by the coding sequence TTGATCACCATCGGGTCCGCCCCCGACTCCTGGGGCGTCTGGTTCGCCGACGACCCCGAGCAGACCGACCCCGGCCGTTTCCTGGACGAGGTGGCCGAGGCCGGTTACACCTGGATCGAACTCGGGCCGGTCGGCTACCTGCCCACCGACGCCGCCGAACTGCGGGAGCAACTCGACGCCCACGGACTCAAGGTATCGGCGGGCACGGTCTTCGAGCACCTGCACCGCCCCGACTCGTGGGACGACGTCTGGCAGCAGGTGTCGACCGTCGGCGCCCTCACCCAGGCGGTCGGCGGCGAGCACATCGTGGTGATCCCCGATGTCTGGCGTGATCACAAGACGGGTGAGCCGAAGGAACCGCGGGAGCTGACCGCCGACCAGTGGACCCGGCTGACCGACGGGATGAACCAACTGGGCAAGCGGATCGGCGAGGAGTACGGCCTGAAGGTCCAGTTCCACAGCCATGCCGACAGCCACGTCGGCTATCAGGCCGACATCGAACGCTTCCTGGCGGCGACCGATCCGGCCTACGTGAATCTCTGCCTGGACACCGGACATGTCAGTTACTACCGGGGCGACAACCTCGACCTGATCAACCGCTATCCGGAGCGGATCGGCTACCTGCACCTGAAACAGGTCGACCCGGCGATCCGCGACACGGTGCTGGCCGAGGACCTGTCCTTCCCGGAAGCGGTGCGCCGCGGCGTGATGACCGAACCGCCGGCGGGCGAACCCGATCTTGCCCCGATCCTGGCCACGGTGGCCGCCTGGGACGGGCCGCTCTTCGGCATCGTCGAGCAGGACATGTACCCGTGTCCTCCGGACGTCCCGCTGCCGACCGCGCGGCGCACCCTCACCTACCTGAAGAGCTGCATCGATGAGTGA
- a CDS encoding Gfo/Idh/MocA family protein, which produces MSDLRVAVLGVGMMGGFHVEALSQRVRGATVTVINDFDRARATAIAASVGARVEDDPFAAIGAPDVDAVVIASPGPAHEKQVLACLDRGIPVLCEKPLTTDPDTALEVVRAEHRAGRRLVQLGFMRRFDPEYAAAKELIDSGDIGRVLLLHCTHRNMANGPHFDSAMMITDSVVHEVDVARFLLGEEITSVQVIKPTPTSAAPDGVFDPMMVIFRTESGVIVTVEIFVRAQIGYEVRTEVVGERGSTMFGLDQHGVTKIVSGDGGRWGGAVPPGFVERFATAYHHELQRWVDAARDGGIDGPGAWDGYAAVAVCAAGVQAVRTGEVVPVTLGSSELSRG; this is translated from the coding sequence ATGAGTGATCTCCGCGTTGCCGTGCTCGGCGTCGGGATGATGGGCGGCTTCCACGTGGAAGCGCTCAGCCAACGGGTCCGCGGCGCCACGGTGACCGTGATCAACGACTTCGACCGGGCCAGGGCGACCGCCATCGCCGCATCGGTCGGTGCGCGGGTGGAGGATGATCCGTTCGCCGCGATCGGGGCTCCCGACGTCGACGCCGTGGTGATCGCGAGTCCCGGACCGGCCCACGAGAAGCAGGTGCTGGCCTGCCTCGACCGGGGCATTCCCGTGCTCTGTGAGAAGCCGTTGACCACCGATCCTGACACCGCGCTCGAAGTCGTCCGCGCAGAGCACAGGGCGGGCAGACGTCTTGTCCAGTTGGGATTCATGCGCCGCTTCGACCCGGAATACGCCGCAGCCAAGGAGCTGATCGACTCCGGCGACATCGGCCGGGTGCTGTTGCTGCACTGCACCCACCGCAACATGGCCAACGGGCCACACTTCGACTCGGCGATGATGATCACCGACTCCGTGGTCCACGAGGTCGACGTTGCACGCTTCCTGCTCGGCGAAGAGATCACCTCGGTCCAGGTGATCAAGCCAACGCCGACCAGCGCCGCACCGGACGGGGTCTTCGACCCGATGATGGTGATCTTCCGGACCGAGAGCGGAGTGATCGTCACTGTCGAGATCTTCGTCCGGGCCCAGATCGGCTACGAGGTACGCACCGAGGTGGTCGGCGAACGGGGCAGCACGATGTTCGGCCTTGATCAACACGGGGTGACCAAGATCGTCTCCGGCGACGGTGGACGCTGGGGTGGTGCCGTGCCACCGGGTTTCGTCGAGCGGTTCGCCACCGCGTACCACCACGAACTGCAGCGCTGGGTCGACGCCGCCCGCGACGGCGGCATCGACGGACCCGGCGCATGGGACGGCTACGCGGCGGTCGCAGTCTGCGCCGCCGGTGTGCAAGCGGTGCGGACCGGCGAGGTCGTGCCGGTGACACTGGGTTCATCAGAGCTCAGTCGAGGATGA
- a CDS encoding CoA-acylating methylmalonate-semialdehyde dehydrogenase has translation MAGTTKQTINHWAAGAEFAGTSGRFGDVTDPATGAVTAQVTYASVEDADQIVGAAAKAFPGWRDTSLTKRVQVLFRFRELLNERRDEVAAIITAEHGKVLSDAAGEVNRGQEVVEFACGIPHLLKGGFTENASTGVDVHSVRQPLGVVGIISPFNFPIMVPLWFTPIAIAAGNAVVLKPSEKDPGAALWMAKLWQEAGLPDGIFNVLNGDKVAVDALLGHDQVKSISFVGSTPIAKYVYETATAKGKRVQALGGAKNHMLVLPDADLDLAADQAVNAGYGSAGERCMAISAVVAVGGIGDELVDKIKERTEKLRTGDGRRGADMGPLVTQQARERVTGYIDAGQQAGATLVVDGRDVTPDADGSGFFVGPTLFDHVSPDMAIYTDEIFGPVLSIVRVESYQDAVELINKNPYGNGTAIFTNDGGAARRFQNEIEVGMIGINVPIPVPMAYYSFGGWKSSLFGDTHAHGVEGVHFFTRGKVITSRWLDPSHGGINLGFPQNA, from the coding sequence ATGGCTGGGACGACCAAACAGACGATCAATCATTGGGCGGCTGGTGCCGAGTTCGCGGGCACCTCCGGGAGGTTCGGCGATGTCACCGATCCGGCGACCGGCGCCGTGACCGCGCAGGTAACCTACGCCTCGGTCGAGGACGCCGATCAGATCGTCGGCGCTGCCGCGAAAGCCTTCCCCGGCTGGCGCGACACCTCGCTGACCAAACGGGTGCAGGTCCTCTTCCGTTTCCGGGAACTGCTCAACGAGCGGCGGGACGAGGTCGCCGCGATCATCACCGCCGAGCACGGCAAGGTGCTGTCCGACGCTGCCGGCGAGGTGAACCGCGGCCAGGAGGTGGTCGAGTTCGCCTGCGGCATCCCGCATCTGCTCAAGGGCGGTTTCACCGAGAACGCGTCCACCGGCGTCGATGTGCACTCGGTACGCCAACCGCTCGGCGTGGTCGGCATCATCTCACCGTTCAACTTCCCGATCATGGTGCCGCTGTGGTTCACCCCGATCGCGATCGCTGCCGGCAACGCCGTCGTGTTGAAGCCCAGCGAGAAGGATCCGGGCGCCGCGTTGTGGATGGCCAAGCTGTGGCAGGAGGCAGGGCTGCCCGACGGCATCTTCAACGTACTGAACGGCGACAAGGTCGCTGTCGACGCCCTGCTCGGCCATGATCAGGTGAAGTCGATCTCCTTCGTCGGATCCACCCCGATCGCCAAGTACGTCTACGAGACCGCCACCGCGAAAGGCAAGCGCGTGCAGGCTCTCGGCGGGGCGAAGAACCACATGCTGGTGCTGCCCGACGCCGATCTCGATCTTGCGGCCGACCAGGCGGTGAACGCCGGCTACGGATCGGCGGGGGAGCGCTGCATGGCGATCTCCGCCGTGGTGGCGGTCGGTGGCATCGGTGATGAGCTGGTCGACAAGATCAAGGAGCGGACCGAGAAGCTGCGCACCGGTGACGGGCGTCGCGGTGCCGACATGGGGCCCCTGGTCACCCAGCAGGCCAGGGAACGGGTCACCGGCTACATCGACGCCGGACAGCAGGCCGGAGCGACGCTGGTGGTCGACGGTCGGGACGTCACCCCGGACGCGGACGGATCCGGCTTCTTCGTCGGGCCGACGCTCTTCGACCATGTCTCGCCGGACATGGCGATCTACACCGACGAGATCTTCGGGCCGGTGCTTTCGATCGTCCGCGTGGAGTCCTATCAGGATGCCGTCGAGTTGATCAACAAGAACCCGTACGGCAACGGAACGGCGATCTTCACCAACGACGGCGGGGCTGCGCGACGCTTCCAGAACGAGATCGAGGTCGGCATGATCGGCATCAACGTGCCGATCCCGGTGCCGATGGCGTACTACTCCTTCGGCGGTTGGAAGTCCTCGCTGTTCGGTGACACCCACGCCCACGGCGTCGAGGGCGTGCACTTCTTTACCCGCGGGAAAGTGATCACCTCGCGGTGGCTCGACCCGTCGCACGGTGGGATCAACCTGGGCTTCCCGCAGAACGCCTGA